The Roseateles sp. XES5 genome window below encodes:
- a CDS encoding ABC transporter permease codes for MDALDILFSASFWVAAIRIASPLIFATMGELICERAGVLNLGIEGIMTAGAFAGWFTVYAGGDLWTGLLVAALVGALFGLLHATLTVPLGLSQHVVGIGVTLLATSLTYFTYRLLLPEVTSPPKIEPFQPLPIPGLSQIPVIGEALFTQTPLTYLAFLTVAAVAWILYRTPVGLAVRAAGENPSSVEAQGISVTGIRMGAVAAGSALMAVGGAFLTTSAFNSFFFQMINGRGWICIALVVFGSWRPGKALIGAILFAAFDAYQVRLQQISGGVVPYQVFLMMPYALSILALILVARRATYPKALMIPYQKGER; via the coding sequence ATGGACGCACTCGACATCCTCTTCTCCGCCTCCTTCTGGGTCGCCGCCATCCGCATCGCCTCGCCGCTGATCTTCGCCACCATGGGCGAACTGATCTGCGAACGCGCGGGCGTGCTCAACCTCGGCATAGAGGGCATCATGACGGCGGGCGCCTTTGCCGGCTGGTTCACCGTCTATGCCGGCGGCGACCTGTGGACCGGCCTTCTGGTCGCAGCGCTTGTCGGCGCGCTGTTCGGCCTGCTGCATGCCACGCTCACCGTGCCTCTGGGCCTGTCGCAGCATGTGGTCGGCATCGGCGTGACGCTGCTGGCGACGAGCCTTACCTATTTCACTTACCGGCTCCTGTTGCCGGAAGTGACCTCGCCGCCGAAGATCGAGCCGTTCCAGCCGCTGCCCATTCCCGGCCTGTCGCAGATTCCCGTCATCGGCGAAGCGCTGTTCACCCAGACGCCGCTCACCTATCTCGCCTTCCTCACGGTCGCGGCGGTCGCCTGGATCCTCTATCGCACGCCCGTTGGCCTCGCCGTGCGCGCCGCCGGCGAGAACCCCTCTTCCGTCGAGGCGCAGGGCATTTCCGTGACCGGCATCCGCATGGGCGCCGTTGCCGCCGGCAGTGCGCTGATGGCGGTAGGCGGCGCCTTCCTCACCACCTCGGCCTTCAACTCGTTCTTCTTCCAGATGATCAATGGCCGCGGCTGGATCTGCATCGCCCTCGTCGTCTTCGGTTCCTGGCGGCCGGGCAAGGCGCTGATCGGCGCCATCCTCTTTGCCGCCTTCGATGCCTATCAGGTGCGCCTGCAGCAGATTTCCGGCGGTGTCGTGCCCTATCAGGTCTTCCTGATGATGCCCTACGCGCTGTCGATCCTGGCGCTGATCCTGGTCGCGCGTCGCGCCACCTATCCCAAAGCTTTGATGATCCCCTACCAGAAAGGCGAAAGATGA
- a CDS encoding amidohydrolase family protein, with protein sequence MSFDLIVKGGTLPNGTIADIGIKGETIAAIEPRLEAEAGRTVDATGNLVSPPFVDAHFHMDATLSYGLPRVNQSGTLLEGIALWGELKPLLTQEALVERALAYCDWAVARGLLAIRSHVDICDPRLLAVEALLHVRERVKPYLDLQLVAFPQDGVLRVPGALDNLKRALDLGVDVVGGIPHFERTFDQGAASVTLLCELAAERGLRVDMHCDESDDPLSRHVETLAYETQRLGLQGRVTGSHLTSMHSMDNYYVSKLIPLMAEAGLHAVANPLINITLQGRHDSYPKRRGMTRVPELLAAGVNVGFGHDCVMDPWYSLGSGDMLEVAAMGLHVAQMTSPADMRTCFDMVTKVNAEIMGLDHLGLAVGKRASLVVLDAGNAIEAVRLRAERLCVIARGKVVAEREKRDTSLSIKGRPATINRRHVLPPQVG encoded by the coding sequence ATGAGTTTCGACCTGATCGTGAAGGGCGGTACTCTGCCCAACGGCACCATCGCCGACATCGGCATCAAGGGCGAGACGATCGCCGCGATCGAACCGCGCCTCGAGGCCGAGGCCGGCCGAACCGTCGATGCCACGGGCAACCTTGTCAGCCCGCCTTTCGTGGACGCCCATTTCCATATGGACGCCACGCTCAGCTACGGCCTGCCCCGGGTCAACCAGAGCGGCACCCTGCTGGAGGGCATCGCGCTCTGGGGCGAGCTCAAGCCTTTGCTCACCCAGGAGGCCCTGGTCGAGCGCGCCCTGGCCTATTGCGACTGGGCGGTGGCGCGCGGCCTGCTGGCGATCCGCTCCCATGTGGACATCTGCGATCCGCGCCTGCTGGCGGTGGAGGCCCTGCTGCATGTGCGCGAGCGCGTGAAGCCCTACCTCGACCTGCAGCTGGTGGCTTTCCCGCAGGACGGCGTGCTGCGCGTCCCGGGCGCGCTGGACAATCTCAAGCGCGCCCTGGACCTGGGCGTGGACGTGGTGGGCGGCATCCCGCATTTCGAGCGCACTTTTGATCAGGGGGCCGCCAGCGTCACCCTGCTGTGCGAACTGGCCGCCGAGCGCGGCCTGCGCGTGGACATGCATTGCGACGAGAGCGACGACCCCCTGTCCCGCCATGTCGAGACCCTGGCCTATGAAACCCAGCGCCTGGGCCTGCAGGGCCGGGTCACCGGCTCCCACCTCACGTCCATGCATTCCATGGACAACTACTACGTCTCCAAGCTGATCCCGCTGATGGCCGAGGCCGGCCTGCATGCGGTGGCCAACCCGCTCATCAACATCACCCTGCAGGGCCGGCACGACAGCTATCCCAAGCGCCGCGGCATGACCCGCGTGCCCGAGCTGCTGGCCGCGGGCGTGAACGTGGGCTTTGGCCACGACTGCGTGATGGACCCCTGGTACTCCCTGGGCAGCGGCGACATGCTGGAGGTGGCGGCCATGGGCCTGCATGTGGCGCAGATGACCTCGCCGGCGGACATGCGCACCTGCTTCGACATGGTGACGAAGGTCAATGCCGAGATCATGGGTCTCGACCATCTCGGCCTCGCGGTCGGCAAGAGGGCAAGCCTCGTCGTGCTCGATGCGGGCAATGCCATCGAGGCGGTGCGCCTGCGCGCCGAGCGGCTCTGCGTCATCGCCAGGGGCAAGGTCGTGGCCGAGCGCGAAAAACGCGACACGTCTCTCTCGATCAAGGGACGCCCGGCAACGATCAATCGCCGCCACGTCCTGCCGCCGCAAGTGGGGTAG
- a CDS encoding MarR family winged helix-turn-helix transcriptional regulator produces the protein MSKDRLSDADYEALSNLRYTLRRFMDFSTSAAHQEGLPAQQHQALLAIRGHREDEPMTVGKLAERLLIAPHSATELVGRLAAAGYVARHVDPADRRRQTLVLTDKADAVLEQLSAIHLTEIREMAPRLIDILRALDVPR, from the coding sequence ATGTCCAAGGACAGGCTGAGCGACGCCGACTACGAGGCGCTTTCAAACCTGCGCTATACCTTGCGCCGCTTCATGGATTTCAGCACCTCGGCGGCGCACCAGGAAGGGCTTCCGGCCCAGCAGCATCAGGCGCTCCTGGCCATTCGGGGGCATCGCGAGGACGAGCCGATGACTGTCGGCAAACTGGCCGAACGACTTTTGATCGCTCCGCATTCCGCGACGGAACTCGTCGGCCGGCTCGCCGCGGCCGGTTATGTGGCGCGCCACGTCGATCCCGCGGACCGCCGCCGCCAGACCCTCGTGCTGACGGACAAGGCGGATGCGGTGCTGGAACAACTCAGCGCCATCCACCTCACGGAAATCCGCGAGATGGCGCCGCGACTGATCGATATCCTGCGCGCGCTGGACGTGCCGCGTTAG